The DNA sequence GTGGAGGCGAAATGGGTGTACTGAGGTCCATCAAATCGTCTAATGGTGAAATCTTGAGACCACAAGCGAGGTTGGTAGCGCAAGGGATACGTCGGCCACGGCCGCGGTCTAGACTACGAGGAGATGCTAACTACCGTGGGTTGCAAAGACTTGGCAGGGAGCGGTGAGACTTGTCCTTGTTCTTGCTCGCTCAAAACCACGGCGACACGTGTACCCGGGTTTGATGTTAAATCGGCATTTTCTCAATATGGAAGGAAATTCTTGAGGAATCGTTGTAACAACTGAAGGATATTCGATTGAAGGAAAGAACACATGGTACTGTGCTCGATTGAGACTCTCCTCACGGGCTTATGCACGCCGAGAGCATAGTTATGGGAGATCGAGTGCTCATTCAGAAAGCAGCGGTATGGGTATGAAAGAGTGGGCGGGCATGGACATTGTACATAGGAAGAAGCAGCGGGATGAATTGTATCTCGATGGGTCTCTGTGTTGGCGACATTGTGTATACAAAGTGGGTCACGCACGATCAATCAATTCGAgagaagaaatgatgaaaacatTCGAGCATGTGCGATGCAGGTTTGATGAAGTTCTTTCTTGGTTTGGATGCACATCAATTGCGATGGGATCGCTTCATCACCTGCGAGGATAGGGTGTGAAGTTTTGCCCAACCCAACTCAACATGAAGCGATGCAGATGGCGATGCCGGTTGGGAGTTAATGACAAAGGCTGTTTGTTGCGGAAAGAGGAGAAGTACGCAGTCCTAGAAGATATCGAAGAGCCTAATTGGGAGAGATTGTTGGCCACATTGGCCTTGCACACTAGGCGGACATTTTGCACTACCTGCTGTTAATCTTTTATCAAAGAAAGGTTTATGGGGCAAGCACATGATGATCACCTAGCTGTTGACAGAGGAGTTTAGCCGGTACCTTGCGAACGTCATTGTAATGAAACTTGTTTATCCTCGAGGAGAATGATGGATAGCTTGGAGGCTTCGCAGGCCGTTGATTGGGGAGGTTCCTTGGTGGTAGAAAGAGCAGCCGGGATGTTCTTGATTGGGTTCAAGTCACGATTAGCTTTGCGGGGATCTGGAAGCAAGATGTGAAAGTGGCATTGTATCCACGCCTGAGGCGGAGTACATTGTCGCTACGTGCTGCGGCATGCCGGTGAGTATGGCTCGAGAAGAGATTCTCAATGATTGTGAGAAATATCCGTCTAAAGCGAAGATATCACTGTGGTGCGCGATAATCAATCCACAATTCGCGTGGCGAAGAATCGGCTCTTCGCGAAGGACCAAGCACATTGATGCGGTTTCACTCATTGAAGCTTGTGATGAGGGACGATCACCCTCGACCGCAACACCAAGGACCAGCTTGGACATCTTGATAAAGCCGCGGCACAAGGAGATCCGAGCTCAAATGGGGTTATGCGCTTAATCAAAGTGTTAATGGTGATGGGTGTTGAAGGTGACTAGGGCGCCGGCATGGAGCAGCGAGGACGGTAGGCGACCATGCTGGGATGTTGGTACGTGAACGAGAACCATCTTCAAGAATGGAGAATGAGATGGGAACCTGCTCAGGGTATGAAGAATTTCATATGGGTCGTGGGGATTATAATATAGTATCTTAAGTTTAAGGATTCGAACCAATGGGGTTTGAGATATTGTGTGTTGGTATGTAGGGTGGTGTTTAATGAGAGACTTTTGGTTGAAGTGTGTGGTTGCTATTAATATGTAAAAggcattttgaatgaaaaaaaagaaggtcAAGAAGAAAAACTATCATCTCTCTCAACCGTGTGTATCTTTTGGTCTCCAAACtcttctttcttgttcttctttgcgAGACCCTTCAAGGTGGGGTGGTGAGGCTTGCTCAACCGACTCAAAGAAAGGAGGAAAAACTCCAATGTTCTAAACttttctatctctctctctttttcaaaaTGTATGACTATAAAGATTCTTTGTTGGATTCTTTGTTGGAATTGCATGGGTATCTCCAACCCTAGGATAGTTGAtcttttgaatgattttatgAGGATGAAAAAACATGATATCATTTGCTTAGTTGAAACAAAGTCAAATATTGACAAAACTCTTCATCtttgttaaaaatatgaaaaatcttgGGATTGGGCCGCTATTCCTACTTCAGGACTTTCCGGAGGAATTATCACTTTCTGGAATCACTCTATTGGCAAAGTCACGCCAGCGCCTTCNNNNNNNNNNNNNNNNNNNNNNNNNNNNNNNNNNNNNNNNNNNNNNNNNNNNNNNNNNNNNNNNNNNNNNNNNNNNNNNNNNNNNNNNNNNNNNNNNNNNNNNNNNNNNNNNNNNNNNNNNNNNNNNNNNNNNNNNNNNNNNNNNNNNNNNNNNNNNNNNNNNNNNNNNNNNNNNNNNNNNNNNNNNNNNNNNNNNNNNNNNNNNNNNNNNNNNNNNNNNNNNNNNNNNNNNNNNNNNNNNNNNNNNNNNNNNNNNNNNNNNNNNNNNNNNNNNNNNNNNNNNNNNNNNNNNNNNNNNNNNNNNNNNNNNNNNNNNNNNNNNNNNNNNNNNNNNNNNNNNNNNNNNNNNNNNNNNNNNNNNNNNNNNNNNNNNNNNNNNNNNNNNNNNNNNNNNNNNNNNNNNNNNNNNNNNNNNNNNNNNNNNNNNNNNNNNNNNNNNNNNNNNNNNNNNNNNNNNNNNNNNNNNNNNNNNNNNNNNNNNNNNNNNNNNNNNNNNNNNNNNNNNNNNNNNNNNNNNNNNNNNNNNNNNNNNNNNNNNNNNNNNNNNNNNNNNNNNNNNNNNNNNNNNNNNNNNNNNNNNNNNNNNNNNNNNNNNNNNNNNNNNNNNNNNNNNNNNNNNNNNNNNNNNNNNNNNNNNNNNNNNNNNNNNNNNNNNNNNNNNNNNNNNNNNNNNNNNNNNNNNNNNNNNNNNNNNNNNNNNNNNNNNNNNNNNNNNNNNNNNNNNNNNNNNNNNNNNNNNNNNNNNNNNNNNNNNNNNNNNNNNNNNNNNNNNNNNNNNNNNNNNNNNNNNNNNNNNNNNNNNNNNNNNNNNNNNNNNNNNNNNNNNNNNNNNNNNNNNNNNNNNNNNNNNNNNNNNNNNNNNNNNNNNNNNNNNNNNNNNNNNNNNNNNNNNNNNNNNNNNNNNNNNNNNNNNNNNNNNNNNNNNNNNNNNNNNNNNNNNNNNNNNNNNNNNNNNNNNNNNNNNNNNNNNNNNNNNNNNNNNNNNNNNNNNNNNNNNNNNTGTTCCTATTCTTCCTAATTTTACGaccataaaagaaatagattACAGCACACATATCATCAACAAAGTTAAAAAGGGAAAATCTCCACTTATTGTTGAGTAACAATGTAGCCCAAATGATCCAGCATCCGGAGATGAATCCTAGCACCATGCTCAAATAGAAACATGTCGTTTCCGAGTCATTTTCAACCTCTTTGAAAAGCCCTTCATTTTTGTTTGCATGTTCAGATGCTTCACATTTTTTATCCAATGGAAAACCACAGAGATCATAATTACCAACATAGATTGAAGGATCTGGAAGCGAGAGCAACTGACCTCCATATGGAATTCTCCCATTGAAATTATTATAGGAGAGATTCAAATGACTTAATAAAGATAGCATAGTCATTGTTGATGGAATAGCCCCGGAAAAATTGTTCATTGATAAGTCAAGTGATTCTAACCACCGCAACATGTTGATATTTTCTGGAATTCTTCCTGTCAAATGATTTCTTGATAAATTCAAACTTTGCAGGTATAAAAGATTGACTAGTTCTTCAGGAATCTCTCCTGATAACTCATTGCTCGAGAGGTCTATGAAGATGAGAAGTGGAAGTAGCTTGTCATACTGAACATTTCTCCCTTTCAAATTCACCTTGATATTGTCCATGTAGCCAAGAAGAAGTTTACTCGATACCATGTAAAGAAGCTCATTGTTGTCAATAAAACCCATGGAGATTTTATCATATGCCATGAGAGCAACCTTCTTGTTATCAAATATTGTATGAGCAACTTTTGTGGCACTAAGGTTGCCAAGACTGCTTGGTATGGTTCCGGACAAATGATTATTTGCAAAGTCAATAACACGAAGAGAGATGAGGCTTCCCAAGTTTGAAGGAATATCACCAACAAGCATGTTAGACCGAAGGCGAAGAGTTTGTAAGTTCAATAAGTTCTCTGCAAGCCAAGTAGGTATATTGCCACTTATCTTATTCTGACCGAGATCTAGAGTTGTTAAAGTTTTGCAATTCCTCAAAGATAAAGGGAGTTCTCCAGACAAATTATTGTTTCCCAAATGCAAATAAGTCAAAGGTTGAGAGCAAATAGAGGTAGGGATCTTTCCTGATAAATTATTACTGGACAAATCCATAGCAAACAATTTTAAATGGAAAGAGTTGTCCCAACAATCAGGAATTTCACCGGTGATTTGATTTTTGGAGAGGTCAAGAACTTTCAGATTGACTAATTCACATAATGCCGTGGGTATGCTTCCAGTTATATTGTTCGAAAGAAGAAGCAAGTCCTGTAAATTTTGCTGAAAATTTTGGTATTGATCCCTTCCAAATGGTTCCCacttaaatcaatatatataagattttgaCGTTCTAATGAAGTAGGAAGCTTGCCTTTGATATCATTATATGATAAATCAAGAAAACTGAGTATTCGATGAGAAATTCCAAACCCAGTCTGGCAATTCATCAGAAATGCTTGCATTTGACATGTGAAAGGTGGGTGAGTTTTCCGAGCTTTTGAAGCCAAACAGGAAATTTCGGCCCTAATTCAATATTGGCCACAAGAAATTTCTTTAGGTTGAGTGGAGGAACCCATTGAGATCCAACATCAAAATGGAATTCATTTGAAGCAAGACCAAGATGTTCTAAATTTCTAAGATGAGCAAAATGGTCTTCAGTTAAAACACCAGTCAAATTGTTCCAAGAGAGATCAAGAAACACAAGATCAGGAAACAGTTTTCCAAAATGCTTGGGAATAATTCCACTCAAACGTATTGCGAGAAATGTCCAGTTTTTTCAAAGAAGGAAGTTGAAATTCAGGAACTGGACCAGAGAATGAGTTGTAATAGAGATTTAGCATCTTGAGAGACTTGAGGTTTCCTAACCAATCAGGAAAAGTTCCTGTGAGTTCACTAAAAACCCAACTCAGTATCTCCAAACTGTCTTTCATGCAACCAGAAAAAACTTCACCCAGTTCATTCAAATCACcatgcaaatatttattctCTGAAAGGTCCAATATGTTCAACATGCAGAGGTTTCCTAGACTCAGTGGCACTCCACCTTCTAGAACACCATTGTTAGCAAGGTCAAGGACTCTAAGAGACGTTAAATTCCCAATAGCACTAGGGACAAGCTCTTTGAAAGCATTGACACTCAAATCTAAACTCTCTAGGCTTCTTAACTTGAACAACCAAGGTGGGACAACAGAATTAACATTGTTACTAGAAAGATCAAGAAAGTGAAGTTTTGTAAAGTTAACATGTGCAAGAGAAAGAGGAAGCTCAAGAGTGCAGTTAGATAAGTTTATTTCTGAGATTAATGGGAGGGTGTTTAGTGATTCCAGCCAATCAGGTGCTTTGGAGAGATCAACAAAATTCAAGTTGAGGTACTGAAGAGATAAAAGATTTGAAAGCCAATGACTTCCAACAATGTAGAGTTTGTTCCAAGATAAATAGAAAGGATTAGATAGATCAAGGTGCTGCAAGCCTGAGAGATTGCCAAGCTGATGAGGAACTAGTCCACTAAAACCAGCACAAGAAAGATCAAGATAATGGAGCCGTTGGAGTGAACCAAAGAAAGCAGGGATTTGAATACCTCCAAAGAAGTTCATGCTGAGATCCAAGTATTGCAAGTGTTTCAAGCCAAGCAAAGCAGAGCTGATCTCACCTTCCAAGGGAAGAGCATGTGGACCATAACCAAACATGTCATGAAGAGGCATCTTGTTCCCAAGATCAAGCTGCACAACATGCCCTGTTTGGTTATCACATTGAACTCCTCTCCAAATGCAGCAGTCTTGCCCAATCCAAGATGATAACCTTCCACTGGGATCTTTAAGCCCTTCTTTGAAATCAAGAAGTGCTTTTCTTTCACCTTCTATGCAACCATAGATTAAAACTCCATTGAATAGACAGAGAGTGTAGTAGAGAAAGAGGCTGAGGTGAGCTTTGGTGGTTTTTGTTTGCATAGTTTGAAATTGCTGATGGTTTCCTTGCTTgtatgtttaattttaaatctatgtgtatatatatatagagagagagagagagacatgCAAAACTAAGTTGAAAAGCAAGAGACATAAGTCAAGAAGTTCTCGTGTGTATGATGTCCTAATTACTAAGGGAAAGAAATGGTTGATAGAGATTTGCTTGGCCCTCACCAACACCGTAATAAAGATGAGCAACTACTTCGGTTGTTGGTGGTAATTAAAATGCTGCTTTATGATCACTCATATCAAAATATCTCACATTGGATGCCTTTAATTAAGATGGTAGATGGGAAGTTGCTCTCATatgtaaaattcaaaataaaagaaaaagataagtcagggatttattgaaaaaaagctGTCCTAGCCTTTTTCTTGacttaataattttcatttgtccattttataaaaaaattactccaaataataaaaaaatatttatctaacataaaaatattcatgtctctatttaaaaaaaaaaattcaaattttagctCAAATAAAGTGAAGATACAAATGGGTGATGATATTAACTTTTCGCCCGCCCTTAATGTAActtacccatttttttaaaagaaaataagcattactaattttatttttaaattaatagaataataataatttagagATTATATCGGTAACTAAAATAGTGTGATGATATtaaccattttaattttttgctagAATAAGTAAACTACACcctgagaattttttttttttaaaatcaaaggAAGTTGTCTTACCGCATTTGATTGAAATCAATAGAAAGAGCACCTTAGATCCCATCAGGTGGCTCTTTACCAATACTTAGGGGACACATACTTAGGAAACTGTCTTACATAATAGACATTCTTGCTAAAGAATGACTAGCACTATTTGTTGTCCTCTTTACACACCTCAATTTGAATGAAGTACAAGTAGACAGAATCAACTTGCAGTCCCTTATAATTATTCCCAAAGGTGATATATCTGCAAATTCAACGATAATTCTTTGAACAATAGCATGTGCATCCATCtcaataataagttaataacatTAACACCCCTGAGaacttaatttaattatttatgcacaagaaaaacatagggatAACATCTAATAACAATGGTGCTAGATATTTTAGTATTAATTTTAGcatttctttattaattatttatttgatttttacattattattttttgagattatacatattttaatttgtaattttcaCCGCTTTCAGTGGACCTTAatgattttattcattttttatataaatatacataataataatgtttataaGTTTATGGTTAGGGATCACCTCcataacaaagataaataaGGTATACTTGTTTATTAAATGACTTTGTTTGTATTGCGTTGAGAATGGtacttttcaaaaattaaataatttatctaatGCATCACCTTCACAACACCCACTTattccctccgttcctttttagttgtcacatttaactaattcacaccaattaagaaaaattagttaaaacTAGTTGATTAcctatgttttataaaataatccattactttccaaaattacccctatttaaaaccccactagtggagaatataatttaatgcttagttgatttcctttttattgaaaattgtacaagtacattaaattaaagggtaaatttagaaaaaattatttaatgttacacaaagtttctaatgtgacaagtaaaaaagaatagagaagAGATCCAAAACGTAACAACTAAAAAGGAACAGAGAGAGTATGTCCAATGTCATTCAGACATCTACGAACAATCTACTTATCCACTATTGGTTCACTAAAACCAATGGCGATTACACTTTGACATAATCATTAGAGAGGCTCTAGAATTACTGGAGCCGGAATCAAAACTCCTCCAATCGAGTTTTTTTGGGGCCTTTTAATTAACCAAAGCAATCACATGGCATGTTTGGCTTACTAGAAACAAACACATATTTAATTACGAAAATCTTTATCCTGTTACAATTATTTGGAAAATCAGTCTTATGACATAAAATTGAGCATTCTACAGGAAAAGGAATGAGTATCCAATTCTCATGATCTTTATTCTCGAGGGGACATGTGATCCTGAGTCACAGACTCTAGACCAGACCACCAACATGTAGCCTAAGATAAGTGTTTTCACTCGAGAAAGACCCGCCTGCTAGCTTCCCTACTATAAAGGTCCTGCCTTAGAGCGCCGCACGGTGTGACCGAGGGGTCACGTGAGGCCCGTGACACCTACCATGATGTGCTTTGCTATCCGTTAACTGCTTTGTCTTATCTAGCTTTTTGTCCTTTAGTTTCCACAACCAATGGACTctgtctttcttttttgttttcatgtgcATAATCCCTGTAATCTGTTCATTGTGGACACTTAATTTCTtctttctattatatttttttcttatattataatcatagtttattcattttattaaaaaaaatcacctttattatatatgaataataattcatttcatttttttaagttagaggttacttgtttatttatttaaaaagaataaataaattactaatttattaatgagaaaaaaatgagaggtCATTTATTATAACAATgaaagaatttatttttgtcaatcATTGAATAGCCCAATAGTAAGACACTTGAGTGCAAAGGGGAGAGCAAgagttcaaatctctcccctggtagtattatttatatactattCATGCACTGTACACCTGTGTTAAGTACCGTTTATGTACTGTTCACGGCCTTGGTGTGGGTCGCTTGTGGGAGAAACAGTGGTTTCACTCCTTTAAGATTGCATAGCAGGGGTATTTTCCTAAAAGGTTTGCAAGCTACCGTAATTGGTACATCTTCGTATCTATTTGTTCCTTTAAGAATCTTTTACATAGGGCACTTGTCGGTGTTGCCGCCTATtagtcaaaatatatatatatatatatatatatattcttttttataaaaaaaatatccaatacTAATTGATTGACCCTAATAGCATATTTTccacattaaaagaaaataacattattaACTTTTGAAACCAATTAATGAAGTTAGGTAGTTGATtaaagaattgaatattttCCGTGCGCGAAACGCAACCCCATCCCCAAAAATAATTAGACTTGGTCAACAACTCAAGGTCTCAAGAACACATCACACATGCAACTCCATGCCACTATACATGCATGCAAATCTTGTCCATAGACGTGGCAACAACCAAGTGTTTTGTGGAAACCATGCATGGGAAGCTCCAAGCCTCTATTTTCCTTGAAAAGCCTTCATCTCCTCCTTTTCATCCTCCCTTTCAATCCCTCAAAACAACCTTCCCATGTTTTAAGGATCTCCCTATTCTTTACCTAGTCTCCTTCCTCCCTCCCTTCCTCATCTCTCCAAAGTGACTCATTATCCTtcacaatcaatcaatcatGGTATAGTAATCCACTCCCTCCAATTTGCTTTTATTCTTTTCCTAATATATAGTAGTTATGTTGTTACTTATCTTTGATCTTTTGAGTAATGGGtctcttgttcttcattttaaaGTCGAACTCGGCGTCGGGAATGGCGGTGAACGATGATTGCAAGCTCAAGTTCTTGGAGCTGAAAGCAAAGAGAAACTTCCGATTCATTGTGTTCAAGATCGACGAAAAGATACAGCAAGTCACTGTGGATAGGCTCGGTAAGCCTGATGAGAGTTATGATGATTTCACCGCAGCCATGCCTCCAAATGAATGCCGCTATGCCGTGTTcgattttgatttcattactgATGAGAACTGTCAGAAGAGCAAGATCTTCTTCATTGCTTGGTAAGTCTAATATGACAAAATCTctcagaaaaatatatattgaagatAGCAATGTGATTTTTACAAATTCaacttccaaaaataaaaaaatatcagttAAATGTAGCTTATTAGTTCATCTGAGAAGTCTATTAAGAGAATCTAGTATGTAACTGTCATGTTATACAGAAGCTTATACGTTCTTAAGGACATCAATGTTTTTGGTTTACATCTTTGTCTTCACCATCACTAATTCTATGCATGTTGACACAATTAATAATCCAACAAGAAAATTCATATTGATGATTAAAAAACAAGGCATATATTTGAACTTCCTCAGCAAAGTTAAGTAGCATTAATATGCAAGTTCTTCACATTCTTGCTAATGCGAACTGCGAATTGCATATCAAATCTTGTGGTTGTTTATGAGAATTAATTCTGTTGAATTATGGAAAAGTTTTGTTAATggggttttatatatatatatatatatgaaggtcTCCTGACACTTCAAAGGTGAGGAGTAAGATGTTATATGCAAGCTCCAAAGATAGATTCAAGAGAGAGCTTGATGGAATACAAGTGGAATTGCAGGCAACTGACCCAAGTGAGATGAGCATGGACATAATAAAATCTAGAGCTATCTGAGGAATGAGAAATgatgagctttttttttttttctctttttttctgtGCTTTAAAATGAgagattattttcatttcatttagatgctcttaattaattcatttgtGATTGGTATTGTTACAATTTGTTTATAAACATTTTCAGCAATGTCATGACATGAACTTCTTTTTGCTGGGCaaacattaataattaattattaccaAATTAATTTCCAAGTTGGATTTAGTGATCTTAGTAGCATGTATGCAGGCATGTATGATCTAGCTAGGATGAGCCCAAAGTTTGACAAATTAATATCTTATACTTTTGAGCAtgcatgattttatatatatatatatatatatatatatatatataagataaaccACGATTTATTGAGAGTAATCAAAAGTGATtggtcaaccattggatagcctaATGGTATGACGTGATCAGTGTCAGGGGAGGTCGTGGGTTCAAATCTCCCCTACTAGATCATGCTTTCACGTCATCGCTTTATACTactcgctcatccgggatttctatactattctcatactcgTCATATATATCAGTATATACTGGGTTCTAAAGATCTGCTTTAGatcttgtttatattcataaaaaggACTCAtcatctattattcaaaaaaaaagtgattgcATACTTgcctattagtaaaaaaaaaaaaattaaaaaaattaaaaaaaaaaagtgattacATACTTTTCATTACATTGAATAAAAAAGTAAAGAGATAAGGaggaaaaaccaaaacaaataacatcaaTTATGAGATGAGGTCACACAAGCCACTAAAAATGAAGAGACCACTACCACTAAAGCAAAATATAAGTCTATAAATTTACAAGcgtttggtttttttcttttatatgaaaaaaatatataataaaaatcattggATTAAAAAGGTTTAACTAAAACCAACGGACAAAATAAATAGATGGTGTAAGATGATCAAATGGATTGAGCTTGAAATCTTTGTCCCTCACATAACAATGTAATGAATAGGTCCTTCCCCataaattgaattaatttttatttacatgcGTAATTAAATTTGGTTTATATTTCtttgagattaattttttaaattaaattacatgTTAATTTGCTACAAATATTTCCCTTATTAATTAACCCAATTTAATGCAAATGTAATGAAAGAGTGTGGTGAAGGATCAAACCCTTGATCTTTAATTtaatagagaaataaaatactaactCTCACCATGTTTGGTGATGGTAATCCTttcatttcatgtatttttttcttttattttcatagtaAAAGAAgattgctttgatttttttgaaagaCCAGGTAAAATTTATTAACCTAATTAATTCAACATAATTATATAGTTTTTgtggttttctatttttttatttttttatttaattgtttttcatagattattgatatataatgcgtatgtataataaaaattctataaaataatgCTCTTCAGATTAAAAAGaactattatatataaagattatttatttatcaataaataatatttattaatt is a window from the Dioscorea cayenensis subsp. rotundata cultivar TDr96_F1 chromosome 2, TDr96_F1_v2_PseudoChromosome.rev07_lg8_w22 25.fasta, whole genome shotgun sequence genome containing:
- the LOC120273813 gene encoding receptor-like protein EIX1, with the protein product MDLSSNNLSGKIPTSICSQPLTYLHLGNNNLSGELPLSLRNCKTLTTLDLGQNKISGNIPTWLAENLLNLQTLRLRSNMLVGDIPSNLGSLISLRVIDFANNHLSGTIPSSLGNLSATKVAHTIFDNKKVALMAYDKISMGFIDNNELLYMVSSKLLLGYMDNIKVNLKGRNVQYDKLLPLLIFIDLSSNELSGEIPEELVNLLYLQSLNLSRNHLTGRIPENINMLRWLESLDLSMNNFSGAIPSTMTMLSLLSHLNLSYNNFNGRIPYGGQLLSLPDPSIYVGNYDLCGFPLDKKCEASEHANKNEGLFKEVENDSETTCFYLSMVLGFISGCWIIWATLLLNNKWRFSLFNFVDDMCALKANQYVALMVVSIPSSQGASRAFLPPPRKPPLPPRELGENHQVHQVLKLSCLWTLHGYFRYIVELLEPSSRNLDTTFYRRAQTRAFTGFTITTLLGSIGKLLNTSPSSTLSVSSFASTPLFSLGHHLRDAPAIAPFTYLHADNAALASIRLRIDPSIGLLSMRQCLFVSFFLYPRSVLQHLPSCGTPPPNELPKPLETYGFHPQRHRP
- the LOC120273819 gene encoding receptor-like protein EIX2, translated to MQTKTTKAHLSLFLYYTLCLFNGVLIYGCIEGERKALLDFKEGLKDPSGRLSSWIGQDCCIWRGVQCDNQTGHVVQLDLGNKMPLHDMFGYGPHALPLEGEISSALLGLKHLQYLDLSMNFFGGIQIPAFFGSLQRLHYLDLSCAGFSGLVPHQLGNLSGLQHLDLSNPFYLSWNKLYIVGSHWLSNLLSLQYLNLNFVDLSKAPDWLESLNTLPLISEINLSNCTLELPLSLAHVNFTKLHFLDLSSNNVNSVVPPWLFKLRSLESLDLSVNAFKELVPSAIGNLTSLRVLDLANNGVLEGGVPLSLGNLCMLNILDLSENKYLHGDLNELGEVFSGCMKDSLEILSWVFSELTGTFPDWLGNLKSLKMLNLYYNSFSGPVPEFQLPSLKKLDISRNTFEWNYSQAFWKTVS
- the LOC120279375 gene encoding actin-depolymerizing factor, whose product is MSNSASGMAVNDDCKLKFLELKAKRNFRFIVFKIDEKIQQVTVDRLGKPDESYDDFTAAMPPNECRYAVFDFDFITDENCQKSKIFFIAWSPDTSKVRSKMLYASSKDRFKRELDGIQVELQATDPSEMSMDIIKSRAI